One window of the Fusobacterium animalis 7_1 genome contains the following:
- a CDS encoding tetratricopeptide repeat protein yields the protein MRKYLIISLLASYSIVFAGESEDFKAVDNLYKERNFKTALTESEKFLQKYPESKHQKSMRDKVAKIYFLEKNYKKAEELFKKLFTMEEKQSQKEEYASYLARANALLNNSNSAMFYLREIKDEKTFQKTFFAVAQDFLAKENNEAAKKAYTEIINNKYENYKESMMGLGIVYYNLKDYDKAIYWLSEFSKAMPNENKEMVSYLRASAIYRKGSTDEAIKYFEELANMTPASEYSRKAALYLIEIYSNRKDEAKVRFYLEKLKGTKEYNTAMTMIGDLYVTKENYEKALDYYNQSNDKNNPKLIYGEAYSLYKKGKYEEALKKFQSLKNSDYYNQSIYHIFAINYKLKNFDEIIRNREIIRKVVVSQVDTDNIIRIIANSAYQVGNYKLAKDYYGRLFAVSPDKENLFRVILLDSQMLDMEDLRIRFNQYNELYSNDTEFKKDVYLYTGDAYYKAGDPERAEQIYKTYLNQYTNTEVISSLMSTLLEQKKYDEMEQYLSLAQDESSVNYLKGIAAMGLGKYDEAEADFQKVLASGDQSLSTKVYLNRVRNYFLAERYNEAVQAGEQYLSKITPDKEKAIYSEMLDKIGLSYFRLGKYDQARSYYSKIASMKGYEVYGKFQIADSYYNEKNYEKAASLYKEVYNNYGETFYGEQAYYKYIMTLSLTGNTDAFEREKDNFMKVYPNSNLRGTITNLTTNMYIESGDTDKAIESLNNSSANTNDASVKESNTAKIITLKLQKKDYKDIEKYIAELPIEEERTYYSAQYYAAKKDPKAVKEYETLLQYDKYKAYASRGLGDYYFDKKDLSKAKKYYGTYATVNKNPDEYILYRLGQANEKENNLKMALTDYKAVYSKNGKLANDAMLKAAEIYDKQENVAEAEKLFTKLYAVKNNKELKAYSMEKLIYYKLVKNNTKEAKKLYDELRKLDAKRAEKFKAYF from the coding sequence ATGAGAAAGTATTTAATAATATCACTTTTAGCCAGTTATAGTATAGTTTTTGCAGGAGAATCAGAAGATTTTAAAGCAGTTGATAATCTTTATAAAGAAAGAAATTTTAAAACTGCTTTGACTGAGTCAGAAAAATTTTTACAAAAATATCCTGAATCAAAACATCAAAAGAGTATGAGAGATAAGGTTGCGAAAATCTATTTTTTAGAAAAGAATTATAAAAAAGCAGAAGAATTATTTAAGAAATTATTTACTATGGAAGAAAAACAATCTCAAAAAGAGGAATATGCTTCATATTTAGCAAGAGCTAATGCATTATTAAATAATTCAAACTCAGCTATGTTTTATCTAAGGGAAATCAAGGATGAAAAAACATTTCAAAAAACATTTTTTGCAGTAGCACAAGATTTTTTGGCAAAAGAAAATAATGAGGCAGCTAAAAAAGCATATACAGAGATTATCAATAATAAATATGAAAACTATAAAGAATCTATGATGGGACTAGGTATAGTTTATTACAATTTAAAAGACTATGATAAAGCAATATATTGGCTTTCAGAATTTTCAAAAGCTATGCCTAATGAAAATAAAGAAATGGTTTCATATTTAAGAGCTTCAGCTATTTATAGAAAAGGAAGTACAGATGAAGCTATAAAGTATTTTGAGGAATTAGCAAATATGACACCTGCTTCTGAATATTCAAGAAAGGCAGCACTATATTTAATAGAAATTTATAGTAATAGAAAAGATGAAGCAAAAGTACGTTTTTATTTAGAAAAGTTAAAAGGTACAAAAGAATATAATACTGCAATGACTATGATAGGTGATTTATATGTAACAAAGGAAAATTATGAAAAAGCCTTAGACTACTATAATCAAAGTAATGATAAGAATAATCCAAAACTTATTTATGGAGAGGCATATTCATTATATAAAAAAGGTAAATATGAAGAGGCGTTGAAAAAATTCCAATCACTAAAAAATAGTGATTATTATAACCAATCAATTTATCATATATTTGCTATAAATTATAAGTTAAAGAATTTTGATGAAATTATAAGAAATAGAGAAATTATAAGAAAAGTTGTTGTAAGTCAAGTTGATACAGATAACATTATAAGAATAATTGCAAATTCAGCATATCAAGTTGGAAATTATAAACTAGCAAAAGATTATTATGGTAGACTTTTTGCAGTTTCACCAGATAAAGAAAATTTATTTAGAGTAATACTTTTAGATAGCCAAATGCTAGATATGGAAGATTTAAGAATTAGATTTAACCAATATAATGAACTATATTCTAATGATACTGAATTTAAAAAAGATGTTTACTTATATACAGGAGATGCTTATTATAAAGCTGGAGACCCTGAAAGAGCTGAGCAAATTTATAAGACATATTTGAATCAATACACTAATACAGAAGTTATATCAAGTTTGATGTCAACATTATTAGAACAAAAGAAATATGATGAAATGGAACAATATTTATCACTTGCACAAGATGAAAGCAGTGTGAACTATTTAAAAGGTATAGCTGCTATGGGACTTGGAAAATATGATGAAGCAGAAGCAGACTTTCAAAAAGTATTAGCAAGTGGAGATCAAAGTTTAAGTACAAAAGTATACTTAAATAGAGTTAGAAACTATTTCTTAGCAGAAAGATATAATGAGGCTGTTCAAGCAGGAGAACAATATTTGTCTAAAATAACTCCTGATAAAGAAAAAGCTATATATAGTGAAATGCTTGATAAGATAGGATTGAGTTATTTTAGACTTGGAAAATATGACCAAGCAAGATCTTATTATTCAAAAATTGCTAGTATGAAAGGTTATGAAGTCTATGGTAAATTTCAAATAGCAGATAGTTATTATAATGAAAAAAATTATGAAAAAGCAGCAAGTTTATATAAAGAAGTTTATAATAACTATGGTGAAACTTTCTATGGAGAACAAGCATATTACAAGTATATAATGACACTTAGTTTGACAGGAAATACTGATGCATTTGAAAGAGAAAAGGATAACTTTATGAAGGTATATCCAAATAGTAATTTAAGAGGGACTATAACAAATCTTACTACTAATATGTATATAGAAAGTGGAGATACTGATAAAGCAATAGAATCTTTAAATAATTCAAGTGCAAACACTAATGATGCAAGTGTTAAAGAAAGTAATACTGCTAAGATAATAACTTTAAAATTACAAAAGAAAGATTATAAAGATATAGAAAAATATATAGCAGAATTACCAATAGAAGAAGAAAGAACTTATTATTCAGCACAATATTATGCTGCTAAAAAAGACCCGAAAGCAGTAAAAGAGTATGAAACATTGTTACAATATGATAAATATAAGGCTTATGCTTCAAGGGGGTTAGGAGATTATTATTTTGATAAAAAAGATTTATCAAAGGCTAAAAAATACTATGGAACTTATGCTACTGTAAATAAAAATCCTGATGAATATATCTTATATAGATTAGGACAAGCCAATGAAAAAGAAAATAACTTAAAAATGGCTTTAACTGACTACAAGGCAGTATATTCTAAAAATGGTAAACTTGCCAATGATGCTATGTTAAAAGCAGCAGAAATTTATGATAAACAAGAAAATGTAGCAGAAGCAGAAAAGTTATTTACAAAATTATATGCAGTAAAAAATAATAAAGAATTAAAAGCCTACTCTATGGAAAAATTAATTTATTATAAACTTGTAAAAAATAATACAAAAGAAGCTAAAAAATTGTATGATGAACTTAGAAAGCTAGATGCAAAAAGAGCAGAAAAATTTAAGGCATACTTCTAA
- a CDS encoding sigma-54-dependent transcriptional regulator — protein MLLLGFRLDNDLKLEFENNFENDLLFVENIMSFMEAIKSRKYEAIVIDERNSKEDALINLIIKVTELQKKAVIIILGETSNWRIIAGSIKAGAYDYILKPELPRTIVKIVEKSVKDYKGLVERVDKTKSTGEKLIGRSKLMIDLYKVIGKVANNSAPVLVTGERGTGKTSVAKAIHQFSNVHDKPLISINCNSYRANLLERKLFGYEKGSFEGAAFSQYGELEKAEGGILHLANIESLSLDMQSKILFLLEENKFLRLGGMEPINAFVRIIASTSVNLEELIEKGLFIDELYRKLKVLEIDIPNLKERKEDIPFIIDHYMAECNQEMNKNIKGVTKIALKKIMRYDWPGNVNELKNAIKYAVAMCRGSSILIEDLPPNVVGEKILNGKDESKAVSIENLVKNEINQLRSRNKKRDYYFEIISKVEKEIIKQVLEITNGKKVEAAEILGITRNTLRTKMNYYDLE, from the coding sequence ATGTTGTTATTGGGTTTTCGGCTTGACAATGACTTAAAATTAGAGTTTGAAAATAATTTTGAAAATGATTTACTATTTGTAGAAAATATTATGTCTTTTATGGAAGCAATAAAAAGTAGAAAATATGAAGCAATAGTTATAGATGAAAGAAATTCAAAGGAAGATGCATTAATTAATTTAATTATAAAAGTTACAGAGTTACAAAAGAAAGCAGTTATAATTATTTTAGGTGAAACTTCAAATTGGAGAATTATTGCAGGAAGTATAAAAGCTGGAGCTTATGACTATATATTAAAACCAGAGTTACCTAGAACCATTGTAAAAATAGTTGAAAAGTCTGTAAAAGATTATAAAGGACTTGTAGAAAGAGTTGATAAAACTAAAAGTACAGGAGAAAAATTAATAGGTAGAAGTAAACTTATGATAGATCTTTATAAAGTTATTGGAAAAGTTGCAAACAACTCTGCACCAGTTCTAGTAACAGGAGAAAGAGGAACAGGGAAAACAAGTGTTGCAAAGGCAATACATCAATTTAGCAATGTTCATGATAAACCACTTATAAGTATAAATTGCAATTCATATAGAGCAAATTTATTGGAAAGAAAATTATTTGGTTATGAAAAAGGTTCATTTGAAGGGGCTGCATTTAGTCAATATGGTGAATTAGAAAAGGCAGAAGGAGGAATACTTCATCTAGCAAATATAGAATCTTTGAGCCTTGATATGCAATCTAAAATTTTATTTTTATTGGAAGAAAATAAATTTTTGAGATTGGGAGGAATGGAGCCAATAAATGCCTTTGTAAGAATAATAGCTTCTACAAGTGTGAATTTAGAAGAACTTATTGAAAAAGGTCTATTTATAGATGAACTTTATAGAAAACTAAAAGTTTTAGAAATAGATATACCTAATTTAAAAGAGAGAAAAGAAGATATTCCTTTTATTATAGATCATTATATGGCAGAATGTAATCAAGAAATGAATAAGAATATAAAAGGTGTAACTAAGATAGCATTAAAAAAGATAATGAGATATGATTGGCCAGGCAATGTAAATGAATTAAAAAATGCTATAAAATATGCAGTTGCAATGTGTAGAGGTTCTAGTATTTTAATAGAAGATTTACCTCCTAATGTTGTTGGAGAAAAGATTTTAAATGGAAAAGATGAATCTAAGGCTGTATCTATTGAAAATTTAGTTAAGAATGAAATAAATCAATTAAGAAGCAGAAATAAAAAAAGAGATTATTATTTTGAAATAATATCAAAGGTTGAAAAAGAAATTATTAAACAAGTGCTTGAAATTACTAATGGTAAAAAAGTAGAAGCAGCTGAAATTTTAGGTATCACAAGAAATACTTTAAGAACAAAAATGAATTATTATGATTTGGAGTAA
- a CDS encoding energy transducer TonB, which produces MKRNDYICLFLSIIINIGIVFALTVFSTDEMVKTDEIKIGLVAVESDASTRFKGEKNVDAKKQNLDADSIEKKAEEDKTQEEKPVEKPEDKPVEKPEKERPEKKVEENKKAEKTVQVEDKPKTTPKKEKPSLADLKKQISNSQPKTSNGGFSPTADPDGEEVVDRVLQNVTYSNGLVSGSKMGNSEGGLLTDWSDSNRAPEFPKSARDSGKHGKLKIKLKVDKAGNVLSYVIVEGSGVPEIDASVERVVGSWKVKLLKKGKPVNGTFYLNYNFNFK; this is translated from the coding sequence GTGAAAAGAAATGACTATATTTGTTTATTTTTATCAATAATTATAAATATAGGTATAGTATTTGCTTTAACAGTATTTTCAACAGATGAAATGGTAAAAACAGATGAAATCAAAATAGGTTTGGTAGCAGTTGAATCTGATGCAAGTACAAGATTTAAAGGTGAGAAAAATGTAGATGCTAAAAAGCAAAATTTAGATGCAGACAGTATAGAAAAAAAAGCAGAAGAAGATAAGACTCAGGAAGAAAAACCTGTGGAGAAACCAGAAGATAAACCAGTAGAAAAGCCTGAGAAAGAAAGACCAGAAAAAAAGGTTGAAGAGAATAAAAAAGCTGAAAAAACAGTTCAAGTAGAAGATAAACCTAAAACAACACCTAAAAAAGAAAAACCATCATTGGCAGATTTAAAGAAGCAAATATCTAATTCACAGCCTAAGACTTCAAATGGAGGTTTTAGTCCAACTGCTGACCCTGATGGAGAAGAAGTTGTAGATAGAGTTTTACAAAATGTAACTTATTCAAATGGTTTGGTATCAGGAAGTAAAATGGGAAATTCCGAAGGAGGTTTATTAACTGATTGGAGTGATAGTAATAGAGCACCAGAATTTCCAAAATCAGCAAGAGATTCTGGAAAGCATGGTAAATTGAAAATTAAATTAAAGGTTGATAAAGCTGGAAATGTTTTATCCTATGTTATAGTAGAAGGAAGTGGAGTACCAGAAATAGATGCTTCTGTTGAAAGAGTTGTAGGAAGTTGGAAGGTAAAACTTCTAAAAAAAGGTAAACCTGTAAATGGAACATTTTATCTAAATTATAATTTTAATTTTAAATAA
- a CDS encoding response regulator transcription factor — protein sequence MIKLLIIEDSEETVDLIRLILSNENDIRIFDANTIKDGMDLIKKDAFDIILLDLSLPDGNGTYVCEQVRKFPELYGRPFIVALTADTSQESVNKNLELGCDDYIKKPFDRKELVIRLRKFIKRLPQNKEIIIYENIKLFLSNRTVLCNDEFIDLSKNEFELLYYFIINKGLLLTRTNILDNVWKENLDISDKAVDQCLKRLRKKLPILNENLISKRGFGYILK from the coding sequence ATGATAAAACTTTTAATAATAGAAGATTCAGAAGAAACAGTGGACTTGATAAGACTTATTCTTTCAAATGAAAATGATATAAGAATTTTTGATGCTAATACTATAAAAGATGGAATGGATTTAATAAAAAAAGATGCTTTTGACATTATTTTACTTGATTTATCTTTGCCTGATGGAAATGGGACTTATGTATGTGAACAGGTAAGGAAATTTCCAGAACTTTATGGAAGACCCTTTATTGTAGCTCTCACAGCCGATACATCTCAGGAGAGTGTAAATAAAAATCTTGAATTAGGTTGTGATGACTATATCAAAAAACCTTTTGATAGAAAAGAATTAGTTATTAGACTTAGAAAGTTCATAAAAAGATTACCTCAAAATAAAGAGATTATTATTTATGAAAACATAAAATTATTTTTATCTAATAGAACTGTATTATGTAATGATGAATTTATTGATTTATCAAAAAATGAGTTTGAACTATTATATTATTTTATTATAAATAAAGGACTTCTTTTAACAAGAACGAATATTTTGGATAATGTTTGGAAAGAAAATTTAGATATAAGTGATAAGGCCGTTGATCAATGTTTGAAAAGGTTAAGAAAAAAACTTCCCATTTTAAATGAAAATCTTATTTCAAAAAGAGGCTTTGGCTATATATTAAAATAA
- a CDS encoding DUF116 domain-containing protein: MKKFYISLLKSLLYIAFIITTKFKKQKLNDYFSKKFLEINNDYVLKKIKKKINGKILILLPHCIQFYDCEYKITSDINNCRACGKCVVYNFVDIRNKYQNIEVKIATGGTLARKYIKEIRPSLIIAVACKRDLISGIKDAEPFLVYGIFNKINGEPCINTTVVMDDIYEILDKINL, encoded by the coding sequence GTGAAAAAATTTTATATAAGTCTTTTGAAATCTTTGTTATATATAGCTTTCATTATTACAACAAAATTTAAAAAGCAAAAATTAAATGACTATTTTTCTAAAAAATTTTTAGAAATAAATAATGATTATGTATTGAAAAAGATAAAAAAGAAAATAAATGGTAAAATTTTGATACTTTTACCTCATTGTATACAATTCTATGATTGTGAATATAAAATAACATCTGATATTAATAATTGTAGAGCTTGTGGAAAATGTGTAGTCTATAATTTTGTGGATATACGAAATAAATATCAAAATATAGAAGTAAAAATAGCAACTGGTGGAACACTTGCAAGAAAGTATATCAAAGAAATACGACCTAGCTTGATAATTGCAGTAGCTTGTAAAAGAGATTTAATAAGTGGAATAAAAGATGCAGAACCATTTTTAGTTTATGGTATATTTAATAAAATAAATGGAGAACCTTGTATCAATACAACAGTTGTTATGGATGATATTTATGAAATTTTAGATAAAATAAATTTATAG
- the dnaX gene encoding DNA polymerase III subunit gamma/tau, translated as MHITLYRKYRPSSFSEVSGENEIVKSLKLSLKNKSMAHAYLFSGPRGVGKTTIARLIAKGVNCLNLKENGEPCNECKNCKAINEGRFSDLIEIDAASNRSIDEIRSLKEKINYQPVEGLKKVYIIDEAHMLTKEAFNALLKTLEEPPAHVIFILATTELEKILPTIISRCQRYDFKPLDLEEMKAGLEHILKEENLSMTDDVYPVIYENSSGSMRDSISILERLIVTANGKEINLKIAEDTLGITPSSRIKIFLNKILNENEYDIINELESLANESFDIELFFKDLAKYCKNAILKKELDIEKGLKIISTIYDVIGKFKFEDDKKLVGYVIVAEILSNTKQTVVKVVTTTQTNVNPTNSSIEEIKKDKVNIKLTISDVKNNWNSILAEANNKRLSYRAFLMGANPVKIENNTLFINYDRKFKFAKEQMETPEYSQEFTKIVREFFNEDNLEIKYEVVGQKKDEENNNSEFFKKIENYFKGEN; from the coding sequence ATGCATATTACACTTTATAGAAAATATAGACCAAGTAGTTTTTCAGAAGTATCTGGTGAAAATGAAATAGTAAAAAGTTTAAAACTATCTTTAAAGAATAAATCTATGGCACATGCCTACCTTTTTTCAGGACCAAGAGGTGTAGGGAAAACAACTATTGCAAGACTTATTGCAAAAGGCGTAAACTGTCTTAACTTAAAAGAAAATGGTGAGCCTTGTAATGAGTGTAAGAATTGCAAGGCAATAAATGAAGGAAGATTTTCTGATTTAATAGAAATAGATGCTGCTTCTAATAGAAGTATAGATGAAATTAGAAGTTTAAAAGAAAAGATTAACTATCAACCAGTTGAGGGCTTGAAAAAAGTATATATAATAGATGAAGCACATATGCTTACAAAAGAGGCTTTTAATGCACTTTTAAAAACTTTGGAAGAGCCTCCTGCACATGTTATATTTATACTGGCAACAACAGAATTAGAAAAGATTTTACCTACTATAATATCTCGTTGTCAAAGATATGATTTTAAACCACTTGATTTAGAAGAAATGAAAGCAGGGCTTGAACATATATTAAAAGAAGAAAATTTGTCTATGACTGATGATGTCTATCCAGTTATCTATGAAAATTCTTCTGGAAGTATGAGAGATTCAATTTCTATTTTAGAAAGACTTATAGTTACTGCAAATGGTAAGGAGATAAACTTAAAAATAGCAGAAGATACCTTAGGGATAACACCCAGCTCAAGAATAAAAATATTTTTAAATAAAATATTAAATGAAAATGAATATGATATAATAAATGAACTTGAAAGTTTAGCAAATGAATCTTTTGATATAGAATTATTTTTTAAAGATTTAGCAAAATATTGTAAAAATGCTATTCTAAAAAAAGAATTAGATATAGAAAAGGGTTTAAAAATAATTTCAACAATATATGATGTTATAGGGAAATTTAAGTTTGAAGATGACAAAAAACTTGTAGGTTATGTGATAGTTGCAGAGATTTTATCTAATACAAAACAGACAGTTGTAAAAGTTGTAACTACAACTCAAACAAATGTAAATCCTACTAACTCATCAATAGAAGAAATAAAAAAAGATAAAGTAAATATAAAACTGACAATTTCAGATGTAAAAAATAATTGGAACTCTATTCTTGCAGAGGCAAATAATAAAAGGCTTTCATACAGAGCTTTTTTAATGGGAGCTAATCCTGTAAAGATAGAAAATAATACACTATTTATAAATTATGATAGAAAATTTAAGTTTGCAAAAGAACAAATGGAAACTCCTGAATACAGCCAAGAGTTTACTAAAATTGTGAGAGAATTTTTTAATGAAGATAATTTAGAAATTAAGTATGAAGTTGTTGGTCAAAAAAAAGATGAAGAAAATAATAATTCTGAATTTTTTAAAAAGATAGAGAATTATTTTAAAGGAGAAAATTAG
- a CDS encoding MotA/TolQ/ExbB proton channel family protein produces the protein MQILKAGGILMYFILLMGIIGLYAILERFSYFLIKERNNFSKLPSEVKQLINEGKIKEAIVALNSNKSSTSLVLKEILIYGYKENKETLSSLEEKGKEKAIERIKALERNMWLLSLVANASPLLGLLGTVTGMIKAFNSIALNGTGDAGVLAKGISEALYTTAGGLIVAIPCMIFYNYFNKKIDLIVSDIEKTCTELLNYFRE, from the coding sequence ATGCAAATACTTAAAGCAGGTGGAATATTAATGTATTTTATTCTCTTAATGGGAATAATAGGACTTTATGCAATATTAGAAAGGTTTTCATATTTTCTGATAAAAGAAAGGAACAATTTTTCTAAATTACCCTCAGAGGTAAAACAACTTATAAATGAAGGTAAAATAAAAGAAGCAATAGTTGCTTTAAATTCTAATAAATCATCAACTTCATTAGTTTTAAAGGAAATATTGATTTATGGATATAAAGAAAATAAGGAAACTTTGTCTTCACTTGAAGAAAAAGGTAAAGAAAAAGCAATAGAAAGAATAAAAGCATTGGAAAGAAATATGTGGCTTCTTTCATTGGTTGCTAATGCTTCTCCATTATTGGGATTATTAGGAACAGTTACTGGTATGATAAAAGCATTTAATTCAATAGCCTTAAATGGAACAGGAGATGCAGGAGTTTTGGCAAAAGGTATATCAGAAGCCTTATATACAACAGCAGGAGGACTTATTGTAGCTATACCTTGTATGATATTTTATAATTATTTCAATAAAAAAATTGATTTAATAGTGAGTGATATAGAAAAAACTTGTACAGAGTTGTTGAACTATTTTAGAGAGTAG
- a CDS encoding ExbD/TolR family protein, translated as MKLERIKRRSGGTLVLEITPLIDVVFLLLIFFMLATSFDERSAFKIDLPKSTAAKIKSTLKEVQVLVDKEKNIYLRYTDNSGKSQSEKLDLSSFVSVVSEKLNTSESKDVMISADKAIDYGFIVEIMSLLKESGATAINIDTAIKSR; from the coding sequence ATGAAATTAGAAAGAATAAAAAGAAGAAGTGGAGGGACATTAGTTCTTGAAATAACACCACTTATAGATGTTGTTTTTCTTTTGCTTATTTTCTTTATGTTGGCAACAAGTTTTGATGAAAGATCAGCCTTTAAAATAGATTTACCTAAATCTACTGCTGCAAAAATAAAAAGTACATTAAAAGAAGTACAAGTTTTAGTTGATAAGGAAAAAAATATATATTTAAGATATACTGATAACTCAGGTAAATCACAAAGTGAAAAATTAGATTTATCAAGTTTTGTTTCAGTTGTATCAGAAAAACTTAACACATCAGAAAGTAAGGATGTAATGATTTCAGCTGATAAAGCTATTGATTATGGCTTCATTGTTGAGATAATGAGCTTACTAAAAGAATCAGGAGCAACTGCTATAAATATAGATACTGCAATAAAAAGTAGGTGA
- a CDS encoding PocR ligand-binding domain-containing protein: MKFKVTTNNFLDIEFFQTLQDRFAEEFGIASIITDVNGVPLTKPSNFTDFCINHVRGCEVGLKKCQFFDAYGGCKAKINKKPIIYPCHAGLIDFASPIIMGDTQVGCFLCGQVLTEKPDEEKFRAYAKELGINENKYIEALRKVKILPYERIEYIANFLYKISSKMSNFIYYQNMGISANKFYKSSIDEFHKYLQADKENKSENKKFSFKNILNKISETLKINYKIDENELSKISKISDDISDKSLSIIKNIQDTIKNFNNFDIS, from the coding sequence ATGAAATTTAAAGTAACTACTAATAATTTTTTGGATATAGAATTTTTTCAAACTTTACAAGATAGATTTGCTGAGGAATTTGGAATTGCAAGTATTATCACAGATGTAAATGGAGTCCCTTTAACTAAACCAAGTAATTTTACTGATTTTTGTATAAATCATGTAAGAGGTTGTGAGGTAGGATTAAAAAAATGTCAATTTTTTGATGCCTATGGAGGTTGTAAAGCAAAAATTAATAAAAAACCTATTATCTATCCTTGTCATGCAGGATTAATAGATTTTGCAAGTCCAATTATTATGGGAGATACACAGGTGGGATGCTTTCTTTGTGGACAAGTTTTGACTGAAAAGCCAGATGAAGAAAAATTTAGAGCTTATGCAAAAGAACTAGGTATCAATGAAAATAAATATATAGAAGCTCTTAGAAAAGTTAAAATACTTCCTTACGAGAGAATTGAGTATATTGCTAATTTTCTATATAAAATTTCATCTAAGATGTCTAATTTTATCTATTATCAAAATATGGGAATCTCTGCTAATAAATTCTATAAAAGTAGTATAGATGAATTTCATAAATACTTACAAGCTGATAAAGAAAATAAATCTGAAAATAAAAAATTTTCTTTTAAAAATATTTTAAATAAGATTTCTGAAACTTTAAAAATAAATTATAAAATTGATGAAAATGAATTATCTAAAATAAGTAAAATTTCTGATGATATTTCTGATAAATCATTATCTATAATTAAAAATATCCAAGATACTATTAAAAATTTTAATAATTTTGATATATCATAG